CAAGGTAGTCTAATGGTTGATCCCATGAGGGAGACAGACCACTAAGAATTTATTAATAGTGTGTTTATCAATAACAAAATGTAGTTAATAGTATCACTAATGATCATCAGATTGTTCTTATAATAATCTTTCATCCAAAAAGGTGGAGCCTGATTAAAGCCATGAGATTGGTAAGTCTATTACAAGTTGATGGATCAGAATCAGACGATCAGTTGATTAAAGCTAAgaataaaatatgtatttacacatatatgtctgtaaatatttttgttgatGCAATTTCTTACTTGCTTCTCCAAATCTGACTATTTTATATCTAAATAATCAGAATATCATAAATCATCAGCTAGCGCTTTTACCCAAAACACTCTAAACTGAACATTCCAACTTCAACTTGCAACAATCAGTTTAAACACATATCCAAACCCTCATGTGTATCTTCTATGATGAAGAGATTAATGTATTAGCTATGGTTTACGCATATACCTGTATTAGCTGCAAGATTCCGCTGACAGAGACCCTCAAAATCATCACATATGTCTTTAATATCTTCAATATACTCCACAGCTTCCTTGTAGTCTTTCGAAAGAAGATCCCACTACACGTAACAGACAAATTATAACTTCAGTTTAGAAAAAACCTATATCTAATAAGAGCTTTGCTTTATTTGGTTGTACTTACCACCCATGAGAGGTTATAGGCATTAAACCAGTTGTGATTTATTGATATCGTGTCTTCCTGTAATAAATAGACTTAGCATGAATGCAAGAACAATCATACAAgtaccacaaaaaaaaaaaaatctgcatATAACAACTTTCATTTACGCTAATTGACGTACCAGATTGTGAACTTGATGATACCACCCACTCGGAACATAAATTATCTCATTTTTATCTTGTGTACATTCCAACCATAAAGTCTGCACAAAATACATGCACATAAGCAAATCAATTAATATAGAAGTTAAAGTTAATAGGTAGATGTTATTGGTAGCTAGTGATGTACAAAGGAAAAGTACCTTCTTAAAATTGGGGAATATTGTTTCACTAACCTCTTCAAAGATGTCATATACAGAACTTTTCATGTTTCTGGATGTACAAACAACGATCAGACACAGCATCAAGGGAAAATAAAAAAGGCATTTTATAGTATCTAAGTTCCCTAAATGTTAACGGGATTAAATTAATGTTATTCCAACAAGAGCTTTTCGAAAAAAAATGTCATACTAATAAGTGTTGTCTGCATGCACTTGATATCAAACCTCGTAAATAATAGATGCTATATATAAGTGAACAAGGCTAAAGGCTTAGCATTTACTTAAATATACCTGTCGAAGGCAAGGTGACATTGATCTGGAGATAGAAAGTACCATTGTTTCTTGCCACATACATTGGCTGACCAACTATAAGACCTAAAAACATCAGCATGGAAAGGAGTCCACGTTCCTGAATGTGAAAGAAGTATTAAAAACGAATGAGTACACTCGAAAATAAGTTAAATGTTAACACGTGTTCTTCACaacaaaacacaagaacaaTGTTCTCTGTCTTGCAAGACAACATGCTCTAACCTTTTGCACCCATGTAAACAAAACGGTAATCAGAAGAGCTTATGTCGTCTCTCTTTTGGTATGTATCAGGGTTTTGATGCATGTGGTACCGGTCAAGATACAAATTTAGCCAATCATCATGAAAGAACAGCGGAGTTGTATATGCAGTATACTCCGGGTACTCCTGCAATCTTTAAATATGTAAGGTAACCGTATACAACCATTTAAATGCTAGTTCAGCTTCAAATGGTCATGATTTCCCTTACTTGTACGCACCTTTACGAAATGCCAGTCTTTCAAATAGAGCAGGGTATTCCCCTTCAACTCATTGGTCGAATGATTTCTGTGTTCAACAGAAGAAAGCTTACGCCAGTGATCAATAAACTCAGCAACTGACATGTCAAACCTCCTCTGAAATTCTCTGCTACCACAGTCAGCAACCTATGGGTTACAAAGTGGAATCTAGAAAGTTAAAGCCAATACACAGTAAAAGTTCATGGCATTTACATAAATTGTACTCATGCATTTAAATTGTAAGATTTGTCAAACTGAGTAAACTATTGGCATAACAAACTTATAACAAGTATAAATTCGGTGCTTGCCCCTTCATTTATATCCTTATTGGGAATATCTAATTTTTACCACAGTAATATTCTATGATGGACCATGTTCACTACAACAGAATACCTTGTTGGCGGTGACTTCGTGTTACATCTTTATTTGATAATATGGcttctttttttcccctttaaTTCAGGAATGGAGTAACTTCTTGGCACCACCTTAAATATGAAATGAAGTGCTAGATATATCAACAGGATCAAATCCAAGTTACATTATCTATGTCGTTCTTTCATTTATATCAGGGAGGTAGTAGCTTTTGGCaacaaattaaatttgaaattaCATGCTATCACTCGAGAGAAAAAGGTTACGGGATCTTATTGAAGTTACAAACTGAGAGGATGGAGTATGATAACTGCAGGTAAATTAGATGGCACGGCCTTCACAATAAGCAATTGCCACTAAATTACTTCTTTGTTATTAGGTTAGGGTCTTAGGGAAGATGGAGACCTAACCACCACCAAGATAGCCTAGTGGTCAGGCATCTTTTGTCCTCACAAGAGGTCTCAAGTTCGAACATACCTAGGTACACATCTTGAGGTTGGCCGGTGGCAAGAGAAAGGGTTCAGAAACAAGTCAAAAAATACCCCATTAGGCTGCGTATCTCTGAATCAAAGACCCGCCTACGTCAGGTAACCTGAAGAGGAAAGCCTCCTCCGGACAAAGGAACAAAGGGAGAACGATACCtccattaaaaaattattaagcaATCAAAAAATACTCTTTATGTAAGGATGCCATGTGAGACTCCCACAACTACAAAAATTAAGACAATTCTACGAAATGCACCACGGGTGAAAAGTAGACTAATACAGAGCTTTATACCCGTAATTGCTTGAAGATGGTAAAGGCAACATTAAGGGACTAAGGAAAACACCCATCATATACCACCATTAAATACACCCTTCTAGCTTGGTTCCTTGTAGCCAATGAGCATTTTCAAAAGTCGGGAAGTTGTGGCTCATTTACTGAATGCATAAACTTTAAAgccattttcaaaaaaaaaggacGCCTGAAACTAAAATACTTGATAATATTGCCCTAAGCCCCTAACAAACTTTCTACCACTTGATCTCAAAATTTGAAACTtaattttcttgaaaataaaaatctagTGTATTTACCAATCAGATGTCACgatatatagaaaaagatagaaaaggtttttgtaatattatttattgatAATTTTACAATAACCTCATGATCTCTATTTATACAAAGTCTTAAGGGCTtaaatatagaaagaaaatCATTGATTTGTTGTCCATATGATACGTGAATTGTGGCTCAAGACAATATCTCTTAACTTGGGAAATGATGACTCATTGCTGATCCCGTAAATCTTTTCTAttctaacactccccctcaagttgaatagtgGGCTTACCAAAATTCAACTTGTCGAGACATTTGTTAAGTATGCCTGTTCCCACTGCCTTTGTTAGGATATCTGCAAGTTGATCTTCGGATTTGACAAATGGTAACTTGATAATTCCAGcttcaagtttttcttttatgaaatgtCGGTCAACTTCTACATGTTTAGTCCTGTCATGTTGTACAGGATTTTCTGAGATCTGGATAGCAGCTTCGTTATCACTCATGATTTTAATACTCTCTTTTGGAAGAAAACCTATCTCAGACACAAGTTTCTTTATCCACAATGCTTCTGCCAATCCTTTAGCAATACCTCGGAATTCTACTTCAGCACTTGACAAGGAAACAACTTTTTGCTTTTTGCTCTTCCATGTAACAAGATTACCTCCTACTAAAGAAAAATATCCTGAAGTTGATCTTCTATTTCCCTTGTCTCCAGCCCAGTCAGCGTCGGTAAATACTTGGATATTCAAATGACCATTTGCTTTAAACAGAACTCCATGATCAGGGGTTCCCTTGAGGTATCTGATAATTCTTAGAACTGCATCCATGTGTTCTTCTTGAGGTTGGTGCATGAACTGGCTCACTATTCCAACAACATATGCTATATCGGGACGAGTATGAGCAAGGTAAATCAGCTTTCCCACCATTCGCTGATATCTGTTTTTATCAGCAAGTTTACCATCTAACTTCATAAACAATTTCTGATTGATAACCATGGGTGTATCTGCTGGTTTACAGTCAATCATCCCTGTCTCTGCCAAAAAATCTAGAATGTACTTCTTTTGACAAATGAAAATCCCTCTTTTAGCTCAATTCCAAGAAAATATCTTAGATCTCCCAAAtccttcatttcaaattctgtACATAAATCTTCTTTTAGCTTTTTAATTTCACTTTCATCATTCCCGGTgataatcatatcatcaacataaattatcAAACACGTTATTCGACTTCCTTGATGTTTAAGAAACAGAGTATGATCAGAATTACTTTGCTTATACCCAAATTTCTTCATGGCTAGCGTGAACCTGCCAAACCAGGCTCTAGGTGACTGTTTCAGTCCATACACTGAATTCTTTAACTTGCATACTTCTCCAGGCTTGAAATTCTGAGAGAAACCGGGAGGAGGATCcatatacacttcttctttcaaTTCTCCGTGTAAGAAGGCATTTTTAACGTCGAACTGATGGAGAGGCCAATCTTGATTTGCTGCTACAGAGAACAAGACCCTTATTGTATCAAGTTTTGCAACCGGAGAGAATGTTTCAGAATAGTCAATACCATATGTCTGAGTGTATCCTTTAGCAACCAGACGAGCTTTATATCGTTCAATCTCACCATTTGGCTTAAATATAACTGTGTAGATCCACCGATACCCTACTGGTCTCTTTCCCCGAGGCAATGTACACTTCTcccatgtttcattttttttagtgCATCCATTTCAACTTCCATAGCATCCTTCCACCTTTTAATCTTCAAGGATTGATCTACATTTGACGGAATCTCTTCTGAATATAACTTTGCTAAAAAAACTTTCCCTTCTTCAGACAAATCGCCTGTAACTACATTAGCCATTGGGTACTTGGAGccctttgaaaacttttctgGAGAAAATCGCTTTGCAGGAATTCCTCTAGTGGATCTTGGTGGAAGCACATATCGTTCTGGTTCTGGAACTGTTGGAACCTCGGTACTTATCTGTTCTTCACTTTCCTGCACACTTTCATTCGAGGAATCTAGTATGGTTGTTTCTAGTGTAACATCAGGTGAAGAATTACATACCTCGGATATCAGGTTCGGACTCATATTATCGGTGACACTGGGGCTTTGAAGCTGAGGGGACTGTACTAAAGACTGTTCTTCTGTTCTTTGTTCTGAATCAACTAATGTACTAGAGCTTTCTCTTAAAGTGTATCCCAGCCAACTCAGTGTGTCATCTTGTTCCTCCCCCTGACCACTGTGTGGCGAGGAATAGAAATACTTGGTTTCAAGGAAATCACAGTTCATAGTGGTGAACATATGACGAGTTTTCGGATTATAACACCTATACCCTTTTTGAGTTACTCCATACCCAACAAAAACACACTTCTCAGCACATGGGTCAAGTTTATCACGATAAGATTTTGGAACATGAACAAAGACAGTACATCCAAACACTTTAGGTGGGAGTGTAAGTGCCGGTGGTAAGGTATGGTATTGAGTGAGAGTTTTAAGTGGAGTTTTCATTTTGAGGATTTTTGTTGGGAGTCGGTTTATTAAGTAAGTAGCCGTGGATATAGCTTCTGGCCAAAAAAGTTTGGGAACACATGACTCAATTATTAGAGCTCTAGCCATTTCTAATAAAAGCCTGTTTTTTCTTTcggcaacaccattttgttccgGGGTATGTGGGCATGTGGTTTGGTGGACTATCCCTTTGGATTGAAAAAAAGAATTCATTTGTGAGTTCACATATTCTCCCCCATTGTCTGATCTTACAATTTTAATAGACGTTTGGAACTGGGTTTGGATCATGGCATAAAAAATAGTAAACCTATCATAAAccttagatttattttttaagaagtAAATCCAAGTCATTCGGGTGCAATCATCAATAAATATCACATAATAGCGAAAATTTTGACCTCCAAAGACCGGGGCAGGACCCCACACATCCGAATGAATCAAAGAAAACGGTACTTGAACTCTAGTATTGTTGGGTTTATAGGTTTGTCTATGACTTTTAGCCAAAATGCATGTCTCACAAGAAATTGGTTTATTTAACGGAAAAAGTTTAGGAaacaaaatatgtaaataacTAACTGAAGGATGTCCgagtcttctatgccataaccatgcTTCTCTTTCACTTGTTCCATGAGCTAGCATCACATTTCCACTTGAATTTACTTCATCAACATAATA
The Erigeron canadensis isolate Cc75 chromosome 2, C_canadensis_v1, whole genome shotgun sequence DNA segment above includes these coding regions:
- the LOC122589868 gene encoding 2-oxoglutarate and iron-dependent oxygenase JMJD4 isoform X4 — encoded protein: MSVAEFIDHWRKLSSVEHRNHSTNELKGNTLLYLKDWHFVKEYPEYTAYTTPLFFHDDWLNLYLDRYHMHQNPDTYQKRDDISSSDYRFVYMGAKGTWTPFHADVFRSYSWSANVCGKKQWYFLSPDQCHLAFDRNMKSSVYDIFEEVSETIFPNFKKTLWLECTQDKNEIIYVPSGWYHQVHNLEDTISINHNWFNAYNLSWVWDLLSKDYKEAVEYIEDIKDICDDFEGLCQRNLAANTGMNFYDFFTFMVRYSFANIVQLLHLARRTTFGNQCSSHKAQHLIFNLKSAKDIAIKMKLTCLSENHNILLDFKSILEESTFLELCSQLEITYDSIHYQHTPIVDTKKYLTEDLVDPGLCKLFSTVICNPENLAILIDDTLQYLKHSFV
- the LOC122589868 gene encoding 2-oxoglutarate and iron-dependent oxygenase JMJD4 isoform X1 is translated as MRGLNITGSVEKVKGDEMSYSEFIEKYLSKNKPVVITGIMDDWKACKDWVLTSNDDDGAKTTPNLDFISSNFGTSKVQVADCGSREFQRRFDMSVAEFIDHWRKLSSVEHRNHSTNELKGNTLLYLKDWHFVKEYPEYTAYTTPLFFHDDWLNLYLDRYHMHQNPDTYQKRDDISSSDYRFVYMGAKGTWTPFHADVFRSYSWSANVCGKKQWYFLSPDQCHLAFDRNMKSSVYDIFEEVSETIFPNFKKTLWLECTQDKNEIIYVPSGWYHQVHNLEDTISINHNWFNAYNLSWVWDLLSKDYKEAVEYIEDIKDICDDFEGLCQRNLAANTGMNFYDFFTFMVRYSFANIVQLLHLARRTTFGNQCSSHKAQHLIFNLKSAKDIAIKMKLTCLSENHNILLDFKSILEESTFLELCSQLEITYDSIHYQHTPIVDTKKYLTEDLVDPGLCKLFSTVICNPENLAILIDDTLQYLKHSFV
- the LOC122589868 gene encoding 2-oxoglutarate and iron-dependent oxygenase JMJD4 isoform X2, with the protein product MRGLNITGSVEKVKGDEMSYSEFIEKYLSKNKPVVITGIMDDWKACKDWVLTSNDDDGAKTTPNLDFISSNFGTSKVQVADCGSREFQRRFDMSVAEFIDHWRKLSSVEHRNHSTNELKGNTLLYLKDWHFVKEYPEYTAYTTPLFFHDDWLNLYLDRYHMHQNPDTYQKRDDISSSDYRFVYMGAKGTWTPFHADVFRSYSWSANVCGKKQWYFLSPDQCHLAFDRNMKSSVYDIFEETLWLECTQDKNEIIYVPSGWYHQVHNLEDTISINHNWFNAYNLSWVWDLLSKDYKEAVEYIEDIKDICDDFEGLCQRNLAANTGMNFYDFFTFMVRYSFANIVQLLHLARRTTFGNQCSSHKAQHLIFNLKSAKDIAIKMKLTCLSENHNILLDFKSILEESTFLELCSQLEITYDSIHYQHTPIVDTKKYLTEDLVDPGLCKLFSTVICNPENLAILIDDTLQYLKHSFV
- the LOC122589868 gene encoding 2-oxoglutarate and iron-dependent oxygenase JMJD4 isoform X3, which translates into the protein MLAHGTSEREAWLWHRRLGHPSVADCGSREFQRRFDMSVAEFIDHWRKLSSVEHRNHSTNELKGNTLLYLKDWHFVKEYPEYTAYTTPLFFHDDWLNLYLDRYHMHQNPDTYQKRDDISSSDYRFVYMGAKGTWTPFHADVFRSYSWSANVCGKKQWYFLSPDQCHLAFDRNMKSSVYDIFEEVSETIFPNFKKTLWLECTQDKNEIIYVPSGWYHQVHNLEDTISINHNWFNAYNLSWVWDLLSKDYKEAVEYIEDIKDICDDFEGLCQRNLAANTGMNFYDFFTFMVRYSFANIVQLLHLARRTTFGNQCSSHKAQHLIFNLKSAKDIAIKMKLTCLSENHNILLDFKSILEESTFLELCSQLEITYDSIHYQHTPIVDTKKYLTEDLVDPGLCKLFSTVICNPENLAILIDDTLQYLKHSFV